From the genome of Verrucomicrobiota bacterium:
ACCAATTCCTCGAAATCGCGAGACGCGAAGGCTTGCGCGCCGAACCCGTTTCCGTGCCGGATGAAGCACTGCAGAAGTGCATCCTGATTGGTTTTTCCGACCGCGTCGCGCGGCGATTGGACGAAGGCACGCTGCGCTGTGAATTGGCGCACAACCGCCGCGGCACGCTGGCGCGCGAAAGCGTGGTGCAGCAAAGCCCGCTCTTGGTTGCCGCCGAAGTGCGCGAGATCGAAGGCCGCGAGCAATCCGTGAACACGCTGTTGTCTCTGGCCACGGCGATTGAGGCCGACTGGCTGCGCCAGTTGTTTCCCGAGGACCTCCTGAGCGAATCGCGCGTTTATTACGACGCGGCGACGCGGCGTGTTTACGCGGAAGAACAACTCCGCTTTCGCGATCTGGCGTTGTCCGCGCGCCGCCTCGAACCGCCCCCGGCGGACGCCGCGGCGCGGATTCTGGCGGATGAAGTCCTGCAGGGCCGTCTGGTCTTGAAGCACTGGGATCACAGCGTGGACCAGTGGATTCTGCGGCTGAATCTGCTGAGCCAGTGGTGCCCGGAGCTTCAATTGACTCCGATTCAGGAAGCGGATCGGCGGCACCTGGTCGAACAGATTTGCCACGGCGCGATTTCTTACAAAGACATCAAGGATCGCGAGGTGAAATCCGCGATCAAATCCTGGCTTTCGGACGGGCAGCAGGAACTCGTGGAGAAACACGCGCCGGAGCGGTTGGCGCTCTCGAACGGAAAAAATCCGAAGGTGACTTACGTCGCCGACGGCCCGCCTTACATCGCCTTGCGAATTCAGGAGTTGTTCGGCGTGCAGGCCACGCCGCGGTTGGCCCTGGGGCGCGTTGCGGTCTTGATCCACATTCTTGCGCCGAACATGCGGGATGTGCAGATCACCCAAGACCTGCCCGGATTTTGGAAGGAACATTACCCGCGCATCAAGCAGGAGCTTCAGCGCAAGTATCCCAAGCACGAGTGGCGGTGAGGGGCACTTCTTGAACATTGTCCCCGTAGCGCAGAGTTGAGTAGAGATCTGGCCACCAACCCGAATCACCTGAACGGCTGCAACTGGGAGCCGGGATCTTCAAGGTGATTCCCCCTGGCACGGTCGCCATGCACTCGCGCTCGCCGCACCGTGTCATGATTCAACGACGGTGAGCGATGGAACAAGCCTGCGGAATTCCCTGCCGTTGCGCGTCAACAAGCCTTGAAACCGCAGGGCGAATGCGCCGATGAGAATGTCCGCAATTGGGTGCTTGAGAATCGCACCTTGACGTTTCTGCTTCACGTAATTGTGGCAGGCGAAGTGTCGCATCCAACTCAGAAGCTCACGAGCTTCGCTTTCAGAGAGCTTCTTGACTTTTTCGAGAGCAAGTTCAACCGCGCTCACAGACAGACGATAGCCGGATCTTTCCCTACTGCAGGAAGGCTTTGGCGGTCCACAAGCCCCGCTGAACCAGCCCTCGGTTCGCCCGCTATTGCGCGGGGCGAAACATCGCAGGCATTCTGCCGCAGGACGGGGGAGCAGTGTACGGATCGCCCAGATGGGACGGGAGTTTAGTACTGCGAGGGCTGGACCACTTCGTGTAATCTCGGTGCGTGAAGCTGGCGACGATCGGCTTACTGTCAGTGGCAATTTCGGCGTGCATCTTTCGCACTTCCGCCGAGGCAGAGTTGCCAAGGACGCCGCCTTTGGGCCCGCCCGGCCAATCAGCGCGATACGTTCATCAAACGGAAACGGGCTTGCCTGGAACCACGGTGAAGGCTTACTCCGTCGCCTGGGGGGCCATCGAACCCACAGCGCAAGGCGATGGCCAGTGGCTCCGGCTGCACGCGACAAAAACCAACGGCGAGGAGTTTCGCGTTTGGTTGCTCGCCGCGAGTTATCCAACCAGGACGCTGAGCGACGCTCGGAAACGCATCGCGCGTTTTGTCGTTCAGCATGGCGCAGCAGCTCCCCGCGAATTCCATAACCGGCTCTCGGGCGAAGCCGTGCTGCCTTCCTTGGGTGGCTGGCGATATCTGATCCCTCATTCCACAGAGCCAAGCGAAGATCCCCATCAAGCAGGCGGATTCCCAAAGCAGACGCGCTACCTCGGGCATCCGTATCGGCTCGAAGCCGTGGACGAGGCGGACGTGGCCATGGCGCCTCCGGGCCTCCAACGGATCGAATTGCTCCCCGATGTGCTGGTCGGCGTTCCGAGCAACGCGCGGCAAAAGGACGAGACTCGCCGCTATGACGGCTCCGACTACGAGATGGTCCGGCTGACGCGCGAGGATTTCCGTGAGATGGCGGACGCCGGCATCAACTGCCTGAAGGTTGACGCCGGGCAACTCCCCTGGATTGAAGATCTCCACGTCTTCTATTGGGGTGTGGGCGGAAAGGATGTCTCGTATCCGGAATGTCTCTACGACAGCCGTTACCTCGGCCCGGCGTTGTTCCTGGACGAACCGGCGGTCTCCACCCGAGACCATGTGATCCGGCCCCGTTTGGAGAAGGACGCCGCGTTTCGGAAAGCGCTGACTCCGCAAATCGCTTTCGACGCATTTCGCGAATACTTCCGTCACGCGTGGCAAGAGGGCGCGCCCACGGTTCTGCTCAAAGGGCTGGCCGCAAGACCGGATGTCGCGCTGGGCGACGTGCAATTCCGGCAGGAGAATTTGTTCAGTTGGGAGACGATGGTGAGCACGGCGGCTTACCAGTTGTCGCAAGATCCCGCCGTGCCTGCGGCGATGGTCTTCGAGCCTCCCGGACGCGTCGGCACGCTCCGGACGCTGCCGGAATTGAACATGACTTACGGCTGTCAGCTTGCAGTCGATGATCCGAAGAATTTCATCGGCATTCTCTACGGCTTCCTGCGCGGCGCTGCGCGGCTCACGGGCAAGACGTGGGGCACGAGCATTTACGGCGCGGTGGATCGGGCGGACGCGTTCTGGTTCCTGA
Proteins encoded in this window:
- a CDS encoding type II toxin-antitoxin system VapC family toxin; amino-acid sequence: MSAVELALEKVKKLSESEARELLSWMRHFACHNYVKQKRQGAILKHPIADILIGAFALRFQGLLTRNGREFRRLVPSLTVVES